The following proteins come from a genomic window of Bacteroidota bacterium:
- a CDS encoding glycosyltransferase family 1 protein, whose protein sequence is MPDKHLNIISFDIPFPANYGGVIDVYYKIKALHDRGVKIHLHCFYKNELTPGDELNKLCDTINYYPRTTGWKSFFSLKPYIVKSRESQLLLENLLKNDYPILFEGIHTTSLLNHPQLAKRLKIFRPCNIEHHYYFQLFWASRKLFEKPYFLCESIKLKSYQPIIRHANIILAITDKDKYYLQDIFTTHKVILLPGFYPGDEPGIIPGKGDYALYHGNLSIAENAKAVRFLIKKVFSKTNYPLKIAGFNPDKQLINLVSKYPHISIIKNPDNQELIKLIQDAQMNLMFTFQSTGLKLKLLYALNYGRFCIANEKMLDGSRLHILCLTAEKPIEILGLIKKIKDQEFSKLLIDERMKHLPIIYSNKKNAEIIIGLLG, encoded by the coding sequence ATGCCGGATAAGCACCTAAATATCATTTCTTTTGATATCCCGTTTCCAGCAAATTACGGGGGTGTAATTGACGTGTATTACAAAATAAAAGCCCTTCATGATCGGGGTGTTAAAATCCATTTGCATTGCTTTTATAAAAATGAATTAACACCCGGCGATGAACTGAATAAGCTTTGCGATACAATAAATTATTATCCCAGAACAACGGGGTGGAAATCATTTTTTAGTCTTAAACCCTATATCGTAAAAAGCCGTGAATCGCAGCTACTGCTTGAGAACCTGTTAAAAAATGATTATCCCATTTTATTTGAAGGAATACATACCACTTCACTCTTAAACCATCCCCAACTTGCGAAAAGATTAAAGATATTCCGTCCTTGCAACATCGAGCATCATTATTATTTTCAACTGTTTTGGGCAAGCCGGAAATTATTTGAAAAACCTTATTTTCTTTGTGAAAGTATTAAGTTAAAATCTTACCAACCTATTATCAGGCACGCGAATATTATTCTCGCGATTACCGATAAGGATAAATATTATTTACAGGATATTTTCACCACTCATAAGGTAATTTTATTGCCCGGTTTTTATCCCGGCGATGAACCCGGAATTATCCCGGGTAAAGGCGATTATGCTTTATATCATGGGAATTTGAGCATTGCAGAAAATGCAAAAGCCGTTCGATTTTTAATAAAGAAAGTTTTTAGCAAAACGAATTATCCATTGAAAATTGCCGGGTTTAATCCCGACAAACAATTGATCAACTTGGTCTCGAAATATCCGCATATCAGCATCATCAAAAACCCGGACAACCAGGAACTGATAAAGTTAATCCAAGATGCACAAATGAATTTAATGTTCACGTTTCAATCGACAGGATTGAAATTAAAGCTTTTGTATGCCCTTAATTATGGCAGGTTTTGTATTGCAAATGAAAAAATGCTGGATGGAAGCCGGCTTCATATCCTCTGCCTTACGGCTGAAAAACCTATAGAAATCTTAGGCTTGATTAAGAAGATAAAGGATCAGGAATTTTCTAAGCTTCTTATAGATGAGCGGATGAAACACCTCCCAATCATATATTCGAACAAAAAAAATGCTGAAATAATTATTGGTCTTTTAGGTTGA
- a CDS encoding glycosyltransferase: MASLKFWDAIPSFHLDFLLLRQLADYKKLVSRINLKLACQTQGMKKIIVSVINDLVTDQRVHRSCLTMHQMGFEVILVGRHKSNSLRLAPRDYKTHRMRLLIEKGPFFYAEYNLRLFFLLLFRSADVLFSNDLDTLLPNFIIHKLKRIPIVFDSHEYFTETPELANRKTVKKIWKNIERFILPKLKEIITVNSSIALLFEEEYGIKASVVRNIPMNHKTSFHLSKKDLGLPENQKIILIQGSGLNIDRGIEELIEAMIFVDEAILILIGDGDVIPLIKQKVNTLNLQEKIKFIPKQSLEKLQQFTRHANLGISIDKDTNLNYRYSLPNKIFDYIHAGIPVLCSPLVEIKCIVEKYEIGECIENHDPEHIADRINSMLKDVDQLKKYKTNTLKASKELNWENEKSQLIRIFDKYAG, encoded by the coding sequence ATGGCATCCCTAAAATTTTGGGACGCCATCCCTTCGTTTCACTTAGATTTTTTATTGCTCCGCCAACTGGCGGATTATAAAAAATTAGTTTCACGAATAAATCTTAAATTAGCCTGTCAAACCCAGGGAATGAAAAAAATAATCGTTTCAGTGATTAATGATTTGGTTACCGATCAGCGTGTGCACCGCAGTTGCCTAACCATGCATCAAATGGGTTTTGAGGTCATTTTAGTTGGTCGTCATAAAAGCAACAGTTTAAGGCTAGCTCCAAGAGATTACAAAACCCATCGAATGAGGTTGCTTATTGAAAAGGGCCCGTTTTTTTATGCAGAATACAATCTCCGGCTTTTTTTTCTTTTGCTGTTTCGTTCGGCTGATGTGCTGTTCTCAAACGATCTGGATACCCTTCTTCCCAATTTCATCATCCATAAACTAAAAAGGATTCCGATTGTTTTCGACAGTCACGAATATTTTACTGAAACCCCGGAACTTGCAAATAGAAAGACTGTAAAAAAAATTTGGAAAAACATTGAGCGCTTTATTCTGCCCAAATTAAAAGAAATAATTACTGTTAATTCATCAATAGCCCTATTGTTTGAAGAAGAATATGGAATTAAGGCAAGTGTAGTTCGAAATATTCCCATGAACCATAAAACCTCCTTCCATCTTTCAAAAAAAGATTTAGGACTGCCCGAAAATCAAAAAATAATTTTAATTCAGGGATCAGGTTTAAACATCGACCGTGGCATCGAGGAACTTATCGAAGCTATGATTTTTGTTGATGAGGCAATACTTATCCTCATCGGTGATGGAGATGTTATTCCTTTGATAAAACAAAAGGTAAATACCCTTAATCTACAAGAAAAAATCAAATTCATTCCCAAACAATCGCTCGAAAAACTTCAACAGTTTACCCGACATGCAAATTTGGGCATCAGTATCGATAAAGACACCAACCTTAATTACCGTTATAGTTTGCCAAATAAAATTTTTGATTATATCCATGCCGGAATCCCGGTTCTTTGTTCTCCACTGGTCGAAATTAAATGCATCGTTGAAAAATATGAAATCGGAGAATGCATCGAGAATCATGACCCGGAGCATATTGCTGATCGAATAAATTCAATGCTTAAAGATGTAGACCAACTTAAGAAATACAAAACCAATACCTTAAAAGCTTCAAAAGAACTTAATTGGGAAAATGAAAAATCACAATTGATTCGTATATTTGACAAATATGCCGGATAA
- the murB gene encoding UDP-N-acetylmuramate dehydrogenase → MNILSSFSIKNLNTFQIDCKAKYFVEVGSQPEIQELKLLEIFRNENVFILGGGSNVLFTKDFDGLIIHPVFKGIEVDAESSELIILKIGAGEIWEELVDFTVKNGWSGIENLAAIPGSVGAAPIQNIGAYGVELKDVFESLTAIDLQDGSIVTFKREECNFAYRNSIFKSEFKNRFLIMDVSLRLNKNAKPNIEYEALSMFLENEHLDPGLENVYRAIINIRASKLPDPKQIGNVGSFYKNPVVEHDKFAELNSKFPEIKYFPQPKGASKLAAAWLIESCGWKGKRIGQVGVHDKQALVLVNHGGGDGSQILSLSNLIIESVNQKFGIQLEPEVNIL, encoded by the coding sequence ATGAATATTTTATCCAGCTTTTCTATAAAAAACTTAAATACCTTTCAAATTGATTGTAAAGCAAAATATTTTGTAGAAGTTGGATCACAACCTGAGATCCAGGAATTGAAATTGCTGGAAATATTCAGGAATGAGAATGTATTCATTTTGGGTGGTGGAAGCAATGTTTTATTTACAAAAGATTTTGATGGACTAATTATTCATCCTGTTTTTAAAGGGATTGAAGTTGATGCTGAAAGCTCAGAGCTCATTATCCTGAAAATTGGAGCAGGAGAAATTTGGGAAGAATTGGTTGATTTTACAGTAAAAAATGGTTGGTCGGGCATTGAAAATCTTGCTGCCATTCCCGGAAGTGTTGGTGCAGCTCCTATTCAGAATATCGGGGCTTATGGGGTTGAATTAAAAGATGTTTTTGAATCATTGACTGCAATTGATTTACAAGATGGGAGCATCGTAACATTTAAGAGAGAGGAATGTAACTTTGCATATAGGAATAGTATTTTTAAATCAGAGTTTAAAAATAGATTCTTAATTATGGACGTTTCTCTGCGTTTAAACAAAAATGCAAAGCCAAATATTGAATACGAAGCACTCAGTATGTTCCTTGAAAATGAGCATCTTGATCCTGGTCTTGAAAATGTATACAGGGCGATTATTAACATCCGTGCTTCAAAATTACCTGATCCAAAACAAATTGGTAATGTTGGTAGTTTTTATAAAAATCCGGTTGTTGAACATGATAAATTTGCCGAATTGAATTCTAAATTTCCGGAAATAAAATATTTCCCTCAACCAAAAGGTGCCTCGAAATTAGCAGCAGCCTGGCTGATTGAATCGTGCGGTTGGAAAGGAAAAAGAATCGGACAAGTTGGGGTTCACGATAAACAGGCGTTGGTTTTGGTAAACCATGGTGGAGGTGATGGTAGTCAAATTCTATCGTTGTCAAATTTAATTATTGAGAGCGTAAATCAAAAATTTGGAATTCAACTTGAACCTGAAGTAAATATTCTCTGA
- a CDS encoding DUF2752 domain-containing protein, with product MRNIYLFIRNNLEVSFWIFAIILLAFSNPHEKHYSLCLFDQMGFQYCPGCGIGHSISYFFHGKITASFQAHPLGMIATVIILYRIFQLTILKKTNPYKISNHG from the coding sequence ATGAGGAATATATATTTATTCATCCGAAATAATCTGGAAGTTAGTTTTTGGATTTTCGCTATCATTTTGCTTGCATTTTCTAATCCCCATGAAAAACATTACAGTTTATGTTTATTTGATCAGATGGGATTTCAATATTGCCCAGGATGTGGCATTGGCCATTCAATTTCTTATTTTTTTCATGGAAAGATAACCGCATCTTTTCAGGCTCATCCATTAGGGATGATTGCTACTGTAATCATTCTGTATCGAATTTTTCAATTAACAATTCTTAAAAAAACAAACCCTTATAAAATTTCGAACCATGGCTAA
- a CDS encoding TM2 domain-containing protein — translation MANILQFMPELTGFELQYVQSITADYDEAKLLKFANIYRSRRKDPQLILLTTLLGFVVLAGVQRFILGQIGMGILYLFTGGLCLIGTIVDLVNYQDLAFQYNQRMANEVKMYMN, via the coding sequence ATGGCTAATATTCTTCAATTTATGCCCGAACTTACCGGATTTGAGCTCCAGTATGTTCAATCAATAACCGCTGATTATGACGAAGCAAAACTTTTAAAGTTTGCTAATATTTATCGTTCACGTCGCAAAGATCCTCAATTAATTTTATTAACCACTTTGCTTGGATTTGTAGTTTTAGCTGGTGTACAGCGATTCATTTTAGGGCAAATAGGAATGGGCATTCTTTATTTATTTACCGGAGGACTTTGTTTGATTGGGACAATTGTTGACTTGGTCAATTACCAGGATTTGGCATTTCAATATAATCAAAGAATGGCCAATGAGGTTAAAATGTATATGAATTAG
- a CDS encoding dihydroorotate dehydrogenase: MVDLSVKIHDLELKNPVTTASGTFGFGEEFEDFIDLNLLGGIFVKGLTLKNREGNAYPRMAETPSGMLNAVGLQNKGIDYFINTIYPRIKKYDTQIIPNINGSTVEDYIEVAEKLNEIEGIKAIELNISCPNVKEGGMAFGISCPSAIAVTKAIRNAYKKTLIVKLSPNVTDITEIAKGVEGAGADSISLINTLLGMAINPKTRRPILSTITGGLSGPAIKPIAIRMVWQVYNAVKIPIIGMGGIMNTDDAIEFFLAGSSAIQIGTANFIDPQISIKILEGIEKYCIENKIADVKDLIGAMELEA, from the coding sequence ATGGTAGATTTATCCGTTAAAATACACGATTTAGAACTTAAAAATCCGGTGACAACGGCATCCGGGACTTTTGGTTTTGGAGAAGAATTTGAGGATTTTATTGACTTAAACCTTTTGGGTGGGATTTTTGTTAAAGGGCTGACCTTAAAAAACCGCGAAGGAAATGCTTACCCTCGTATGGCAGAAACTCCTTCCGGGATGCTTAATGCTGTAGGTCTTCAAAATAAAGGGATAGATTACTTCATCAACACAATTTATCCACGAATAAAAAAATACGACACCCAAATCATTCCAAATATTAACGGTTCAACCGTTGAGGATTATATTGAAGTTGCTGAAAAACTGAATGAAATTGAGGGGATCAAAGCCATCGAATTAAATATTTCCTGTCCAAACGTAAAAGAAGGCGGAATGGCATTTGGGATTAGTTGCCCGTCGGCCATTGCAGTTACCAAGGCAATTCGTAATGCCTACAAAAAAACTTTAATTGTTAAACTCTCTCCAAACGTAACAGATATTACTGAGATTGCAAAAGGAGTTGAGGGTGCCGGTGCTGATTCAATCTCTTTAATTAATACCCTTCTGGGAATGGCCATCAATCCTAAAACACGAAGACCAATTCTTTCAACCATAACAGGAGGATTATCAGGACCAGCCATTAAACCCATCGCAATCAGGATGGTTTGGCAGGTTTATAATGCAGTAAAAATTCCAATTATAGGCATGGGCGGAATCATGAATACGGATGATGCTATCGAATTCTTCTTGGCCGGATCATCAGCTATACAAATCGGAACCGCAAATTTTATTGATCCACAAATCTCCATTAAAATTCTTGAAGGCATAGAAAAATATTGTATTGAAAACAAAATTGCTGATGTCAAAGACTTAATCGGAGCAATGGAGCTTGAAGCCTAA
- a CDS encoding dihydroorotate dehydrogenase electron transfer subunit, with protein MKKIQDCTVHNIKNLNKDTYILELKCPEIPETIAAGNFAEVRVDRSADVFLRRPLSVYNVDYDKKLISFFIKIIGKGTALLQELKKDEIVNIIYPLGNSYDTKQSGKVLVIGGGSGIAPLLLLGKELKESGAKISYLLGGRTSEDIHLIEDFKKYGSVNFTTEDGSLGEKGRVTDHSIFNQISEFSKIYTCGPDPMMKAIGNIAQFHRIPCEVSLENMMACGFGVCLCCVTETKEGNKCVCTEGPVFNVDDLKW; from the coding sequence ATGAAGAAAATACAAGATTGTACTGTTCACAACATCAAAAATCTGAACAAAGACACTTACATTCTTGAATTAAAATGTCCGGAAATACCTGAAACTATTGCCGCTGGTAATTTCGCGGAGGTTAGGGTTGATCGCAGTGCTGATGTATTTTTAAGAAGACCATTGTCTGTTTATAATGTCGATTATGATAAAAAACTCATCAGTTTCTTCATCAAAATTATTGGTAAAGGCACAGCCTTATTGCAAGAACTTAAAAAAGATGAAATTGTCAATATCATCTACCCCCTTGGAAATAGCTATGACACTAAACAATCCGGAAAAGTTTTGGTAATTGGAGGTGGATCGGGTATTGCACCGCTGCTATTATTAGGAAAAGAATTGAAAGAATCAGGGGCAAAAATTAGCTACCTGCTTGGCGGAAGAACTTCAGAAGACATTCACCTGATCGAAGATTTCAAGAAATATGGATCAGTTAATTTTACAACTGAAGATGGCAGCCTTGGTGAAAAAGGACGAGTTACAGATCATAGCATTTTCAATCAAATTTCTGAATTTTCAAAAATTTATACTTGTGGCCCTGATCCAATGATGAAAGCCATTGGGAATATTGCTCAATTTCACCGAATCCCTTGCGAAGTTTCTTTGGAAAACATGATGGCTTGCGGTTTTGGAGTATGCCTTTGCTGTGTTACTGAGACCAAAGAAGGAAATAAATGTGTTTGCACCGAAGGCCCCGTTTTCAACGTAGATGATTTGAAATGGTAG